The following are encoded together in the Chaetodon auriga isolate fChaAug3 chromosome 6, fChaAug3.hap1, whole genome shotgun sequence genome:
- the LOC143321570 gene encoding interferon-induced transmembrane protein 1-like — protein sequence MAMNPAGHPAEAVPMQGRYDGLPGQPGAATVVQYTTVNINSEPPKDHIIWSLCCFVYLNPCCLGLAALIYSIKARDRKVAGDLNGARHYGSTARCLNIWATVLGSIIFIISLVVIINLISLLQNLLMSQSKYRRNPGWPFD from the exons ATGGCGATGAATCCTGCTGGTCACCCAGCTGAGGCTGTTCCAATGCAGGGCAGGTATGACGGGCTCCCTGGACAGccaggagcagccacagtggtCCAGTACACCACTGTGAACATCAACTCTGAGCCCCCCAAGGACCACATCATCTGGTCCCTGTGCTGCTTCGTCTACTTGAACCCCTGCTGCCTCGGACTGGCGGCCCTCATCTACTCTATCAAG GCCAGAGACCGGAAGGTGGCTGGAGATCTGAATGGCGCTCGACACTACGGCTCCACTGCCCGCTGCCTCAACATCTGGGCCACAGTCCTGGGatccatcattttcatcatttctcttgTTGTTATCATCAACTTGATTTCACTGCTACAAAATTTGCTCATGTCACAAAGCAAATACAGACGCAATCCCGGATGGCCCTTCGACTAA
- the LOC143321572 gene encoding dispanin subfamily A member 2b-like gives MAMNPAGHPAEAVPMQGRYDGLPGQPGAATVVQCTTVNINSEPPKDHIIWSLCCFVYSNPCCLGLAALIYSIKARDRKVAGDLNGARHYGSTARCLNIWATVLGSIISIISLVVIINLISQLQNLLVTKQTQK, from the exons ATGGCGATGAATCCTGCTGGTCACCCGGCTGAGGCTGTTCCAATGCAGGGCAGGTATGACGGGCTCCCTGGACAGccaggagcagccacagtggtCCAGTGCACCACTGTGAACATCAACTCTGAGCCCCCCAAGGACCACATCATCTGGTCCCTGTGCTGCTTCGTCTACTCGAACCCCTGCTGCCTCGGACTGGCGGCCCTCATCTACTCTATCAAG GCCAGAGACCGGAAGGTGGCTGGAGATCTGAATGGTGCTCGACACTACGGCTCCACTGCCCGCTGCCTCAACATCTGGGCCACAGTCCTGGGATCCATcatttccatcatttctctTGTTGTTATCATCAACTTGATTTCACAGCTACAAAATTTGCTCgtcacaaagcaaacacagaagtAA
- the LOC143321571 gene encoding interferon-induced transmembrane protein 1-like yields the protein MAMNPAGHPAEAVPMQGRYDGLPGQPGAATVVQYTTVNITSEPPQDHIIWSLCCFVYSNPCCLGLAALIFSIKARDRKVAGDLNGARHYGSTARCLNIWATVLGSIMILISFIVIIVMSVQAHNAVNRYSSYNYNTRWRK from the exons ATGGCAATGAATCCTGCTGGTCACCCGGCTGAGGCTGTTCCAATGCAGGGCAGGTATGACGGGCTCCCTGGACAGccaggagcagccacagtggtCCAGTACACCACTGTGAACATCACCTCTGAGCCCCCCCAGGACCACATCATCTGGTCCCTGTGCTGCTTCGTCTACTCGAACCCCTGCTGCCTCGGACTGGCGGCTCTCATCTTCTCTATCAAG GCCAGAGACCGGAAGGTGGCTGGAGATCTGAATGGTGCTCGACACTACGGCTCCACTGCCCGCTGCCTCAACATCTGGGCCACAGTCCTGGGATCCATCATGATCCTCATTTCTTTTATTGTCATCATCGTCATGTCTGTACAGGCACATAATGCGGTCAATAGATACAGCTCTTACAATTACAATACCAGATGGCGCaagtga